One region of Qipengyuania sp. SS22 genomic DNA includes:
- a CDS encoding GNAT family N-acetyltransferase, with product MSDFSIRLARAADAEALPAVERAAAVLFAGDPDCANIDFDAVRSAGEYRRLIARGHCLVAEMGERIVGFLAAQPCGRELHICEMDVHPDCQGEGIGAVMLRACLIDAGNAGFRAVTLTTFRDLPWNGPFYTRIGFVEVADLAAHPRLAEEIAAEIEAGLPAERRIAMIHFLG from the coding sequence ATGAGCGATTTCTCGATCCGGCTGGCGCGCGCCGCGGATGCCGAAGCCCTACCCGCTGTCGAACGCGCCGCCGCGGTGCTGTTCGCGGGCGATCCCGATTGCGCGAATATCGATTTCGATGCGGTTCGTTCTGCCGGGGAATACCGCCGGTTAATCGCGCGCGGCCATTGCCTCGTCGCCGAAATGGGCGAGCGGATCGTCGGCTTCCTCGCCGCCCAGCCTTGCGGCCGCGAACTGCATATTTGCGAAATGGACGTGCATCCCGACTGCCAGGGCGAGGGGATCGGCGCGGTGATGCTGCGCGCCTGCCTGATCGATGCGGGCAATGCGGGTTTCCGCGCGGTGACGCTGACGACCTTCCGCGACCTGCCGTGGAACGGACCGTTCTACACGCGGATCGGCTTTGTCGAAGTGGCGGACCTAGCCGCGCACCCCCGGCTGGCGGAAGAAATCGCGGCCGAGATCGAGGCCGGACTGCCCGCCGAGCGGCGCATCGCGATGATCCACTTTCTCGGCTGA
- a CDS encoding AI-2E family transporter: MSDTQPPEQSAPPAPARRSRRLAFAEQELRLISSLVLLIGLGLFLALPFVLSIGSVVFLPVVTALVLTVILSPLADKLNGWGLPNALASLTALLFFFAILLLALALILQPAVALFDDVPAMAQGVMARFGELRERFAWVAALNEQLGALMNTDGTREVVLAAPSLLEQVAFATPSLIIETILTLLMAYFMIEARVRLRQRLLFGRASFGTSIKAARVIREVQDRVAAYILTVGWINAMVGLVVALGAWALGVDAPIMWGGLAALLNFLPYVGPIVMVGLLSLFGIGTTETIVLGLVPAAAYLALHTVEANFITPSILGARFTMNPVLILIALSYFTWIWGVFGALLSVPILLMLTALFDHIGRPNLVGFIFGEPLFATSLLDEADKADAPAP; encoded by the coding sequence ATGAGCGACACCCAGCCTCCCGAGCAGAGCGCCCCGCCCGCCCCCGCCCGCCGGTCGCGCAGGCTCGCCTTTGCCGAACAGGAACTGCGGCTGATTTCGTCGCTGGTCCTGCTGATCGGCCTGGGCCTGTTTCTGGCGCTGCCCTTCGTGCTGTCGATCGGTTCGGTGGTGTTCCTGCCGGTGGTCACCGCACTGGTGCTGACGGTGATCCTGTCGCCGCTGGCCGACAAGCTTAACGGCTGGGGCCTGCCCAATGCCCTTGCCTCGCTCACCGCGCTGCTGTTCTTCTTCGCGATCCTGTTGCTCGCGCTGGCGCTGATCCTGCAGCCAGCGGTCGCCCTGTTCGACGATGTTCCCGCGATGGCGCAGGGCGTGATGGCGCGCTTCGGCGAATTGCGCGAGCGCTTCGCCTGGGTCGCCGCGCTCAACGAACAGCTCGGTGCGCTGATGAATACCGACGGCACGCGCGAAGTGGTGCTGGCAGCGCCGAGCCTGCTCGAACAGGTCGCTTTCGCCACGCCTAGCCTGATTATCGAAACCATCCTGACGCTGCTGATGGCCTATTTCATGATCGAGGCGCGCGTCCGCCTGCGCCAGCGGCTGCTGTTCGGCCGCGCCAGCTTCGGCACCAGCATCAAGGCCGCGCGCGTGATCCGCGAAGTGCAGGACCGGGTTGCCGCCTATATTCTCACGGTGGGCTGGATCAATGCGATGGTCGGCCTGGTGGTCGCACTGGGCGCCTGGGCGCTGGGGGTCGATGCGCCGATCATGTGGGGCGGGCTGGCCGCGCTGCTCAATTTCCTGCCCTATGTCGGCCCGATCGTGATGGTCGGACTGCTCAGCCTGTTCGGGATCGGAACAACCGAAACGATCGTGCTCGGCCTGGTTCCGGCGGCCGCCTATCTTGCGCTGCATACGGTCGAGGCGAATTTCATCACCCCGTCGATCCTCGGCGCGCGGTTCACGATGAACCCGGTGCTGATCCTGATCGCGCTGTCCTATTTCACCTGGATCTGGGGCGTGTTCGGTGCGTTGCTGTCGGTCCCGATCCTGCTGATGCTGACCGCGCTGTTCGACCATATAGGCCGCCCCAACCTCGTCGGTTTCATCTTCGGCGAACCCCTGTTCGCGACCAGCCTGCTCGACGAAGCGGACAAGGCCGACGCGCCCGCCCCATAG
- a CDS encoding sigma-70 family RNA polymerase sigma factor has product MAAEERTAADAADFKRELTEVVPHLRAFARGLCGRADMADDLVQETLLKAWAAQERFQPGTSMRAWTFVILRNAYLTDMRRNRFRGEYDETVAERVLTAPAGQEEPIHLSDMHRALLTLPPERREALLLVGAGGFSYEEAATICDCAVGTIKSRVGRARAALNSMLAEGNIPKRSIDDHAAHRAILEELDDVAAGQGGSRR; this is encoded by the coding sequence ATGGCCGCCGAGGAACGGACGGCCGCCGATGCAGCCGATTTCAAGCGCGAGCTGACCGAGGTGGTGCCCCACTTGCGCGCGTTTGCGCGCGGGTTGTGCGGACGCGCCGACATGGCCGACGACCTGGTGCAGGAAACGCTGCTCAAGGCGTGGGCGGCGCAGGAGCGGTTCCAGCCGGGCACCAGCATGCGCGCCTGGACCTTCGTGATCCTGCGCAACGCTTATCTTACCGACATGCGTCGCAACCGCTTTCGCGGCGAATATGACGAGACGGTCGCCGAACGCGTACTGACCGCGCCGGCGGGCCAGGAAGAACCGATCCACCTGTCCGACATGCACCGCGCGCTGCTGACGCTACCGCCCGAGCGGCGCGAAGCGCTGTTGCTGGTCGGCGCGGGCGGTTTTTCCTACGAGGAAGCCGCGACGATCTGCGATTGTGCCGTGGGTACGATCAAGAGCCGCGTCGGACGCGCCCGTGCGGCGCTCAATTCGATGCTCGCCGAAGGCAACATCCCCAAGCGCTCGATCGATGACCACGCCGCGCACCGCGCGATCCTCGAGGAGCTCGACGATGTCGCCGCAGGCCAGGGTGGCAGCCGCAGATAG
- the lptG gene encoding LPS export ABC transporter permease LptG, with translation MQLDFFPSRTLTLYLAKLFAVRIAAMLFVLVLVLMMLDLLSSSGEILAVPGNGQGELLTYAGLRIPQLISRFLPYSVLLATLITLVTLNQNSEVIAMKAAGLSAHQVLAPLLLTAGIVSLVTFGFNERVVTRSTETLKAWEAVDFGPIPTDSRVRTNVYLTDNGNILTAAYLAGSGDAIAMRKVTWYQRNDEGMIVEQVQADSARYASPGWRLEGITRFSVQNAVTEQPATMVVGEGLTPDQIDLAKIDPDAEPFWTLTNSIAEFERAGRRTSELRAKWWHKISGPLSAFLMPLLGAVAAFGLARSGQLFVRAVIGMALGFAYFVIDNAALAMGSFGGYPPSLAAWAPFFLFLLIGETVLIRTEE, from the coding sequence ATGCAGCTCGACTTCTTTCCCTCGCGCACGCTGACGCTGTACCTGGCGAAGCTCTTTGCCGTGCGCATCGCGGCCATGCTGTTCGTCCTGGTGCTGGTGTTGATGATGCTCGACCTGCTTTCGAGCAGCGGCGAAATCCTCGCCGTGCCGGGTAATGGCCAGGGCGAACTGCTCACCTATGCGGGGCTGCGGATACCGCAGTTGATCTCGCGCTTCCTGCCCTATTCGGTGCTGTTGGCGACGCTGATCACGCTGGTGACACTCAACCAGAACAGCGAGGTCATCGCGATGAAGGCGGCGGGGCTGTCGGCGCACCAGGTGCTGGCGCCGCTATTGCTGACCGCAGGCATCGTGTCGCTGGTCACCTTCGGCTTCAACGAGCGCGTGGTCACCCGTTCGACCGAAACGCTCAAGGCGTGGGAAGCGGTCGATTTCGGCCCCATCCCGACCGACAGCAGGGTGCGGACCAATGTCTATCTGACCGATAATGGCAATATCCTCACTGCCGCCTATCTCGCGGGTTCGGGCGATGCGATCGCCATGCGCAAGGTCACCTGGTACCAGCGCAATGACGAAGGGATGATCGTCGAACAGGTGCAGGCCGATAGCGCGCGCTATGCCAGCCCCGGCTGGCGGCTCGAGGGGATTACCCGGTTCAGCGTGCAGAATGCGGTGACCGAACAGCCTGCCACCATGGTGGTGGGCGAAGGGCTGACCCCCGACCAGATCGACTTGGCCAAGATCGACCCCGACGCCGAACCCTTCTGGACGCTGACCAATTCGATTGCCGAATTCGAACGCGCGGGGCGGCGGACCTCCGAATTGCGCGCCAAGTGGTGGCACAAGATATCGGGGCCGCTGTCGGCTTTCCTGATGCCGCTGCTGGGCGCGGTCGCCGCCTTCGGGCTGGCGCGGTCAGGGCAGCTGTTCGTGCGCGCGGTGATCGGCATGGCGCTGGGGTTTGCCTATTTCGTGATCGACAATGCCGCGCTGGCGATGGGCAGTTTCGGCGGCTACCCGCCCTCGCTGGCGGCCTGGGCGCCGTTCTTCCTGTTCCTGCTGATCGGCGAGACGGTGCTCATCCGCACCGAGGAATGA
- a CDS encoding response regulator: protein MSLGDQIARNLPYLRRYARALTGSQATGDAFVRATLEAALADSELKQSLEGGRVPLYRAFNKVWSSAYLDVPENVGDDRHEGAAQDRLKSVTPLNRQALLLTTLEDFSSDQAGEIMDMAADDIERLAQEAISEIDRESSTSVLIIEDEPLISMQLEDLVSSLGHEVCGTAATRTQAQEVVAEKTPGLVLADIQLADGSSGLDAVDDILAISSVPVIFITAYPERLLTGDRPEPTYLVTKPFQEQTVRAAISQALFFGSSRPLG, encoded by the coding sequence ATGTCACTTGGTGATCAGATTGCTCGTAACTTGCCGTACCTCCGCCGCTATGCGCGCGCGCTGACGGGTTCGCAGGCTACGGGAGACGCATTTGTCCGTGCCACGCTCGAAGCCGCTCTGGCCGATAGCGAACTCAAACAATCGCTCGAAGGCGGCCGTGTGCCGCTTTACCGGGCCTTCAACAAAGTCTGGTCGAGCGCCTATCTGGATGTTCCGGAAAACGTCGGCGACGACCGCCATGAAGGCGCTGCGCAGGACCGGCTCAAATCGGTTACGCCGCTCAACCGCCAGGCGCTGCTGCTGACCACGCTGGAGGACTTCTCGTCCGACCAGGCGGGTGAAATCATGGATATGGCAGCCGACGACATCGAACGTCTGGCGCAGGAAGCCATTTCCGAGATCGACCGTGAATCGTCGACCAGCGTGCTCATCATCGAAGACGAGCCGCTGATCTCGATGCAGCTCGAAGACCTCGTGTCCTCGCTTGGCCACGAAGTCTGCGGGACGGCTGCCACGCGTACGCAGGCGCAGGAAGTGGTCGCGGAGAAAACTCCCGGTCTCGTGCTTGCCGATATCCAGCTGGCCGATGGTTCGTCGGGCCTCGATGCGGTGGACGATATTCTCGCCATCAGCAGCGTCCCGGTGATCTTCATTACCGCCTACCCCGAACGCCTGCTGACCGGTGACCGGCCCGAGCCGACCTACCTCGTAACCAAGCCGTTCCAGGAGCAGACGGTCCGCGCCGCGATCAGCCAGGCGCTGTTCTTCGGATCGAGCCGTCCGCTGGGCTGA
- a CDS encoding N-acetyltransferase codes for MSDGNVVVEPVEGKTGRAEFVDIGRAFAAREPHSVPQLRSEQLELVDPAKNPFFGHASHQLFVARRGGTAVGRISAHIDHLALELPREQGFGPGAGMFGYFDAADEAVAHALLRTAEEWLRGQGMDRAIGPISMSIWEEPGLLVKGQDHDPMIMMGHHPAVYQHWIESAGYVREKTLLTYHLDVTHGFPPLIQRIVQSGQRNDRITVRPVDISRWDEEVETILTILNDAWSNNWGFVPFTNAEIAYAGKKLKPIIHPELNMIAELDGKPVAFMLTFPDVNGVLRRVKGRLLPFGWFHLLRWMRKPMNAGMRVPLMGVRRELHNSRLASQLAFMMISQIRETATAKYATTRAEIGWILDDNQGMKAIADAIQSSVNREYAIYRKALAT; via the coding sequence ATGTCTGACGGGAATGTGGTGGTCGAACCGGTCGAGGGCAAGACGGGACGAGCCGAATTCGTCGATATCGGCCGCGCCTTTGCCGCGCGCGAGCCGCATTCCGTCCCGCAATTGCGGTCCGAACAGCTCGAACTGGTCGACCCTGCCAAGAACCCGTTCTTCGGCCACGCCTCGCATCAGCTGTTCGTCGCGCGCCGCGGTGGCACGGCGGTGGGGCGGATCTCGGCGCATATCGACCATCTTGCGCTCGAACTGCCGCGCGAACAGGGATTCGGGCCCGGTGCGGGCATGTTCGGCTATTTCGATGCCGCGGACGAGGCGGTTGCGCATGCGCTGCTGCGCACGGCCGAGGAATGGCTGCGCGGACAGGGTATGGACCGCGCGATCGGCCCGATCTCGATGTCGATCTGGGAAGAACCGGGCCTGCTGGTGAAGGGGCAGGATCACGATCCGATGATCATGATGGGCCATCATCCGGCGGTCTATCAGCATTGGATCGAAAGCGCCGGCTATGTCCGCGAGAAGACGCTGCTGACCTACCACCTCGACGTGACGCATGGTTTCCCGCCGCTGATCCAGCGGATCGTGCAGTCGGGCCAGCGCAACGACCGCATCACCGTGCGCCCGGTCGACATTTCGCGCTGGGACGAGGAAGTCGAAACAATCCTGACTATCCTCAACGACGCATGGTCGAACAATTGGGGGTTCGTGCCCTTCACTAATGCCGAGATCGCCTATGCCGGCAAGAAGCTGAAACCGATCATCCATCCCGAACTCAACATGATCGCCGAACTCGATGGCAAGCCGGTGGCTTTCATGCTGACCTTCCCCGATGTGAACGGCGTGCTGCGCCGAGTGAAGGGTCGGCTGCTGCCGTTCGGCTGGTTCCATCTGCTGCGCTGGATGCGCAAGCCGATGAACGCGGGCATGCGCGTGCCGTTGATGGGAGTGCGCCGGGAACTGCACAATTCGCGGTTGGCGAGCCAGCTGGCTTTCATGATGATCAGCCAGATCCGCGAAACCGCGACCGCGAAATACGCCACCACGCGCGCGGAGATCGGCTGGATCCTCGACGACAACCAGGGAATGAAGGCGATCGCCGATGCGATCCAGAGCAGCGTCAACCGCGAATATGCGATCTACCGCAAGGCGCTGGCGACCTGA
- a CDS encoding Crp/Fnr family transcriptional regulator, with translation MHEIADPIACRDCPLQSCPGLRTLEEHQLAYMQRFKDGEVGLLRGDTLIEEGIAHDRLYTVLDGVLIRSRTLADGRRQILNFMFPGDLVGLQGAFDAPSSHAIEALIDARLCRFKRGDFVDLISAHPRLGYDITWLAAQEEAALEGHIVSLGQRSARERVTYLAVWLLDRAQATCLAGDENIVALPITQAQIADMLGLSLVHTNRTVRQLHREGLVDWKSRAIRVPDLARAADFAQFDRDSETCRPFI, from the coding sequence TTGCACGAGATTGCCGATCCGATCGCCTGTCGCGATTGCCCGCTCCAGTCCTGTCCGGGCCTCAGAACGCTCGAAGAACACCAGCTTGCCTATATGCAGCGGTTCAAGGATGGCGAAGTTGGCCTCCTGCGGGGCGATACGCTGATCGAGGAAGGTATTGCGCACGACCGGCTCTATACCGTGCTCGACGGTGTGCTGATCCGCTCGCGCACGCTTGCCGATGGGCGGCGGCAGATCCTCAACTTCATGTTCCCCGGCGACCTCGTCGGCTTGCAGGGCGCGTTCGATGCGCCGTCGAGCCATGCGATCGAAGCGCTAATCGATGCGCGGCTGTGCCGGTTCAAGCGCGGCGATTTCGTGGACCTGATCTCGGCGCACCCGCGGCTGGGCTACGATATCACCTGGCTCGCCGCGCAAGAGGAGGCGGCGCTCGAGGGCCATATCGTCTCCCTCGGCCAGCGCAGCGCCCGCGAGCGGGTAACCTATCTGGCAGTATGGTTGCTCGACCGCGCGCAGGCGACCTGCCTCGCCGGCGACGAGAATATCGTCGCGCTCCCGATCACGCAGGCCCAGATCGCCGACATGCTCGGGCTGTCGCTGGTGCATACCAATCGCACGGTCCGCCAACTCCACCGCGAGGGGCTGGTCGACTGGAAATCGCGCGCAATCCGTGTGCCCGACCTCGCCAGGGCCGCCGACTTCGCCCAGTTCGACCGCGATAGCGAGACGTGCAGGCCCTTCATTTAA
- a CDS encoding LptF/LptG family permease: MLSVFAIAASLLVLDKMLRLFDFVAIEGGPVGVVFKMLVALVPEYASLAIPLGLLLGILLAFRKLATSSELDVLRAVGLGYGRLLRVPYAITAVLMIVNVALVFFIQPVSRYYYEQMEYELRSGALGASIKVGEFTTLADRMALRIEESEDDGRRLKGIFARVANDQDQVLSISAKEGAFLATTDSPDTIILRLTDGTIVQDTGSQTPRVLTFTRHDLPIDLPAIEQFRERGDAEREYILPELLRVGWSDEQPDDKRDASQASFNFRLVEVVMMALLPLLAVALGVPPKRSTSALGVFLSIIMVVAYHKVNQYGEDIAALGRLDPFLALWGPFLLFAALIGWMYWRVAHVPGGQAIGALEIWFDKIAKRVGRLFKRRRLKIDLAAAE; the protein is encoded by the coding sequence ATGCTTTCGGTGTTCGCCATCGCCGCCTCGCTGCTCGTGCTCGACAAGATGCTGCGGCTGTTCGATTTCGTTGCGATCGAGGGCGGCCCCGTCGGGGTCGTGTTCAAGATGCTGGTCGCGCTGGTGCCCGAATATGCCAGCCTCGCCATCCCGCTCGGCTTGCTGCTCGGCATCCTGCTCGCCTTTCGCAAGCTGGCGACATCGAGCGAGCTCGATGTGCTGCGCGCGGTGGGCTTGGGCTACGGGCGGCTGCTAAGAGTGCCCTACGCGATCACCGCGGTGCTGATGATCGTCAATGTCGCGCTGGTGTTCTTCATCCAGCCGGTCAGCCGCTATTATTACGAGCAGATGGAATACGAGCTGCGCTCGGGGGCGCTGGGCGCGTCGATCAAGGTCGGCGAGTTCACCACGCTGGCCGATCGCATGGCGCTGCGGATCGAGGAAAGCGAAGACGACGGGCGGCGGCTGAAGGGCATCTTCGCGCGCGTGGCGAACGATCAGGACCAGGTGCTGTCGATCTCCGCCAAGGAAGGCGCCTTCCTCGCCACCACCGATAGCCCCGACACGATCATCCTGCGCCTGACCGATGGCACGATCGTGCAGGACACGGGCAGCCAGACGCCGCGCGTACTGACCTTCACCCGCCATGATCTGCCGATCGACCTGCCCGCGATCGAACAGTTCCGCGAACGCGGCGATGCCGAGCGCGAATATATCCTTCCCGAACTGCTTCGCGTCGGGTGGAGCGACGAGCAACCCGACGACAAACGCGATGCCAGTCAGGCGAGCTTCAACTTCCGGCTGGTCGAAGTGGTGATGATGGCGTTGTTGCCGCTGCTGGCGGTGGCGCTGGGCGTGCCGCCCAAACGATCGACCAGCGCGCTGGGCGTGTTCCTGTCGATCATCATGGTGGTCGCCTATCACAAGGTGAACCAGTACGGCGAGGATATCGCCGCGCTCGGCCGGCTCGACCCGTTCCTCGCGCTGTGGGGGCCGTTCCTGCTGTTTGCCGCGCTGATCGGGTGGATGTACTGGCGCGTCGCCCATGTCCCCGGCGGACAGGCAATCGGCGCGCTGGAAATCTGGTTCGACAAGATCGCCAAGCGTGTCGGACGGCTGTTCAAACGGCGGCGGCTCAAGATCGACCTCGCGGCCGCCGAATAG
- a CDS encoding CHASE domain-containing protein, translating to MLIFVLVTGITVLSVFAIERGEKQRDAADVARKAQAMTSAIERRAYTSSAYLRAGAALLSTQDEVTPELFRRFVSELRLDANYRGAEGIGWAPVIEAGEVEAFENRLGVSRVEEKRVSPTIEDQPRDMLTPILYLQPDTVRNRRALGFDMYADPIRRAAMDLAAANDRPTASGPIVLVQEGGGREAGFLIYMPVYDGLSSTRGLKGFIYSPFNATQFLDSAGELVSYDAVGARLLDGETPARMSMAQSEGWVEGRSTETREVSLANRAMVLEVQSARAEGLSSMSMITLLFGLAVASLLMLVSRLLTQQTLEDRRAISWFEEQNSIRNSLTRELNHRVKNTLANVLSIVSLTRRRSDDLDEFAEGLDGRIRALSATHDLLTQSEWGTTPIRSVIEVELAPYARDEDHKLELIGPHTELAPNDALSLGLAIHELATNAAKYGSLSIAGGSVSVCWSQLNDTLAKIEWIESGGPPVTKPQRRGFGTDLIEKIVAHELRHPVELKFHPEGVRCTLMVPVREPSEFELRRKGPGGRRN from the coding sequence GTGCTGATTTTCGTCCTTGTGACCGGCATCACCGTGCTCAGCGTGTTCGCGATCGAGCGCGGCGAAAAGCAGCGCGATGCCGCCGATGTGGCGCGCAAGGCGCAGGCCATGACCTCGGCGATCGAACGCCGTGCTTATACCAGCTCCGCCTATCTGCGCGCGGGTGCAGCGTTGCTGTCGACGCAGGACGAGGTGACCCCCGAACTGTTCCGGCGGTTCGTTTCCGAATTGCGGCTCGATGCGAATTATCGCGGTGCCGAGGGCATCGGCTGGGCCCCGGTGATCGAAGCGGGCGAGGTCGAGGCGTTCGAGAACCGGCTCGGCGTCAGCCGGGTCGAGGAAAAGCGCGTTTCGCCGACGATCGAGGACCAGCCGCGCGATATGCTCACGCCGATCCTCTATCTCCAGCCCGACACCGTCCGCAATCGCCGGGCGCTGGGCTTCGACATGTATGCCGATCCGATCCGCCGCGCGGCGATGGATCTGGCGGCGGCCAACGACCGGCCGACCGCAAGCGGGCCGATCGTGCTGGTGCAGGAAGGCGGCGGCAGGGAGGCAGGCTTCCTCATATACATGCCGGTCTACGACGGGCTCAGCAGTACGCGCGGGCTCAAGGGCTTCATCTACAGCCCGTTCAACGCCACCCAGTTTCTCGATTCGGCAGGCGAACTGGTGAGTTACGACGCGGTCGGTGCACGGTTGCTCGATGGCGAGACGCCCGCGCGCATGTCGATGGCGCAGAGTGAAGGGTGGGTCGAGGGCCGCTCGACCGAAACCCGCGAGGTCAGTCTGGCCAACCGCGCGATGGTGCTCGAAGTGCAGTCGGCACGCGCCGAGGGTCTTTCCTCGATGTCGATGATCACCTTGCTGTTCGGTCTGGCCGTTGCCAGCCTGCTGATGCTCGTGTCGCGCCTGCTCACCCAGCAGACGCTAGAAGACCGGCGCGCGATCAGCTGGTTCGAGGAGCAGAACTCGATCCGCAATTCGCTGACCCGCGAGCTCAACCACCGGGTCAAGAACACGCTCGCCAATGTGCTGTCGATCGTCTCGCTGACCCGGCGCCGGTCGGACGATCTCGACGAATTTGCCGAAGGGCTCGACGGGCGCATCCGCGCGCTATCGGCCACGCATGATTTGCTGACGCAGTCGGAATGGGGGACCACGCCAATCCGCTCGGTGATCGAGGTCGAACTGGCGCCCTATGCGCGCGACGAGGATCACAAGCTCGAGCTGATCGGCCCGCACACCGAACTCGCGCCCAATGATGCGCTGTCGCTGGGGCTGGCGATCCACGAACTGGCGACCAATGCCGCCAAATACGGTTCGCTCAGCATTGCCGGGGGCAGCGTGTCGGTCTGCTGGAGCCAGCTCAACGATACGCTGGCGAAGATCGAATGGATCGAAAGCGGCGGGCCGCCGGTAACGAAGCCGCAGCGACGCGGGTTCGGCACCGATTTGATCGAGAAGATCGTCGCGCATGAATTGCGCCACCCGGTCGAGCTCAAATTCCATCCCGAGGGTGTGCGTTGCACGCTGATGGTGCCCGTTCGCGAACCGAGCGAGTTCGAACTGCGCCGCAAAGGCCCCGGTGGCCGCAGGAACTGA
- a CDS encoding response regulator — MTQHSQTVSAETLPDHVLVVEDDAVLGMVLEQALLDAGVAQVALSSSTEQAMQHLRQERPGAIVLDVHLADRDDGWAIAELVRTLGPNSPRIIFSTGAPQDIPEDIAALGCTLEKPYDAAVLIDVLREPKRRGIISRLRGALR, encoded by the coding sequence ATGACGCAGCATTCCCAGACAGTCTCAGCCGAGACACTGCCGGACCACGTGCTCGTGGTGGAGGATGACGCTGTCCTCGGCATGGTTCTGGAACAGGCGCTGCTCGATGCGGGCGTGGCGCAGGTCGCGTTATCATCCTCGACCGAACAGGCGATGCAGCACTTGCGGCAGGAGCGCCCCGGGGCGATCGTGCTCGACGTCCATCTCGCGGATCGCGACGATGGCTGGGCGATTGCCGAGCTGGTCCGCACGCTTGGACCCAACAGCCCGCGGATCATTTTCTCGACCGGCGCGCCGCAGGACATCCCCGAGGATATCGCGGCGCTCGGCTGCACGCTGGAAAAGCCCTATGATGCCGCAGTGCTCATCGACGTGCTGCGGGAGCCGAAGCGGCGCGGGATCATCTCCCGCCTGCGCGGCGCACTGCGCTAA
- a CDS encoding NepR family anti-sigma factor has translation MNSDTPKKPQRSPAGGPPPSSRAGGRGKDPDWANGLRQLYDSVVEEPLPDSFQNLLDQLDAKN, from the coding sequence ATGAACTCCGACACACCAAAAAAACCGCAGCGGTCGCCCGCCGGCGGACCGCCCCCGAGTTCCCGCGCAGGCGGCCGCGGCAAGGACCCCGATTGGGCCAACGGCCTCAGGCAGCTGTATGATTCGGTAGTCGAGGAACCGCTGCCCGACAGCTTCCAGAACCTGCTCGACCAGCTGGACGCCAAGAACTGA
- a CDS encoding fatty acid desaturase family protein, with protein MTVQQTSIPGADLLSRRDAGSGWHAQIPDDKTMLRAARDLTKDIAAHRADIYWTDMVGSALVGYGALAGAILTGSLPLAIVLGVVSVLALYRALLFIHEISHFRNGALPGFRTAWNALVGVPMLTPSFMYEGVHTLHHKRTQYGTIEDPEYLPLALMKPWSLPAFVLIALLAPVALLLRFAVLVPLGAIIPPIRRLTWQRLSALAINPDFRRKNPEGDLRRRVMLQEAGGMVWSWALIGSVFAFGWKPLLVALAVASVVALLNQLRTLVAHLWENEGEAMTVTAQFLDSVNVPPPGRIAEIWAPVGLRYHALHHLMPSMPYHSLPEAHRRLVGELATDSSYHGANHAGMGVLVARIARNTMRPRG; from the coding sequence ATGACCGTGCAACAAACCAGCATTCCGGGTGCCGACCTGCTTTCGCGTCGCGACGCGGGATCGGGCTGGCATGCCCAGATTCCCGACGACAAGACGATGCTGCGCGCCGCGCGCGACCTGACCAAGGATATCGCCGCGCATCGCGCCGACATCTATTGGACCGACATGGTCGGCTCGGCGCTGGTCGGATATGGTGCGCTGGCGGGCGCGATCCTGACCGGCAGCCTGCCGCTGGCAATCGTGCTGGGCGTGGTGTCGGTGCTCGCGCTGTATCGCGCCTTGCTGTTCATCCACGAAATCTCGCATTTCCGTAACGGAGCGCTGCCGGGCTTCCGGACCGCGTGGAACGCGCTGGTCGGCGTGCCCATGCTGACGCCGTCCTTCATGTATGAAGGCGTCCACACGCTGCATCACAAGCGTACGCAATATGGCACGATCGAGGATCCCGAATACCTTCCGCTGGCGCTGATGAAGCCGTGGAGCCTGCCCGCATTCGTGCTGATCGCGCTACTCGCGCCGGTCGCGCTGCTGCTGCGTTTCGCAGTGCTCGTTCCACTGGGAGCGATCATCCCGCCGATCCGCCGGCTGACGTGGCAGCGGCTCAGCGCGCTTGCGATCAATCCCGATTTCCGCCGCAAGAACCCCGAAGGCGACCTGCGCCGCCGGGTGATGCTGCAGGAAGCGGGCGGCATGGTGTGGAGCTGGGCGCTGATCGGCAGCGTCTTCGCCTTTGGCTGGAAACCCCTGCTGGTCGCGCTGGCGGTGGCTTCGGTGGTCGCGCTGCTCAACCAACTGCGTACGCTGGTCGCCCACCTTTGGGAGAACGAGGGCGAGGCGATGACCGTCACCGCGCAATTCCTCGACAGCGTCAATGTCCCGCCGCCGGGCCGGATCGCCGAAATCTGGGCGCCGGTGGGCCTGCGCTATCATGCGCTGCATCACCTGATGCCCTCGATGCCCTATCACTCGCTGCCCGAGGCGCATCGCCGCCTGGTGGGCGAGCTGGCGACCGATTCGAGCTATCACGGGGCCAACCATGCGGGGATGGGGGTGCTGGTCGCCCGCATCGCGCGTAACACCATGCGCCCGCGCGGCTGA